GCTGTGCGGCTAACTGGCGATAGCCATCCTCAACGATGCGCTCACGATGAATTACAATCAGAGCTGAACGTGGCGAGGCACAGGCGCTCTCCGTCAGACCCATAACAGCCTTCTCGTTCTGTACGAATTTGCGGAATAACTTGACCCGATCCTCGTGGGGAATAATGTGCGGCATctttgccagcagcagcatagcATTGCGTTTGGCCTTTTCCAGATCATTGATGAATGTCGACGGCTTCACCTCGGGGATGAGCCAATGATTGGGCGGCGTAAAGGGACGACGACAGTCACGACGATATagacacagcagcagcgtatGCAGCGAAACGAAAACTGGATTTTGTACAATGTTCTTGGCACCTAGAAAAATAGAAGGAAATTGAGATAAATAAGTTGCATTTAGAAAAAGCTATTATGATATATAGCTTTTGTAACTGTATTTCTTTGGCACTTTTTCCACGTCGATATGTAATGAGCCATGCTTACCCAAAATGTTATCGTTGATCAGTTTGAAAAGCATATTGTTCAGAAAATACGTGAGCATAACATAGTCGTTGAGTTTGAAGGGTGACTGCTCTGTGTACATTTCATACTCATCCAGAATGCTgcagttaaaatttaaaatatattaacaagCTTTAATGGTGGCAACTTTGTTGATAACTCACGTAACGTAGTGCGTCATGCAGTCACAGAAGAGCATGAGCATGGCTGTCTGTGGCTTCTGCACAGCCGTCTCGCAGCGCAACAGTTCCAGATACTCCTTCATGCCACAGTTGGGACCCAGCGAAGTGAGCAACAGCCAAATGTCATACAAAACATTATCATTATAACAAATGCCGGTAAGAATGTCGAGACGCATTTGGGAGAGAGTGCTAAGTGCTGCATAATACATTCCACAGATGCGTGACACTTGCAGCACATCGTTATTGTCTAGCTTACGCCAAGAGACCTTTGTCTGCTTGCAAGTTGCGCTAGCCAACAAGCCAGTGTGACTACGTTCCAGGGCGCGACGCAGAAGATTGCTGGTTGAGGGCTGTTGTGGTGATTGGAACTCAATGCGTTCGTAGTTCTCATTGATCTGCTTAAGCAAATCACCCAGCAGCAGTTTGATGCAGCGATGATCCCACAGCATATGAAATTGCTTCTTGATAAGGGCCACATTTTGGTTCTGCGCTGGCTCCGCACAAGGTGTATGCCAGCCGAGTAGCTCGTGCCACTGTGTAAAAACGCCCTTGGTGGTCACCGTGTTGGGTATTAATTCCAGCAGCGATGTGGTGGTCTCCTGGAATGCGTTGAGTTAGACATAAGTCAGATAATTGGCAAATGACCAATGTAACTTACGGTTAGCAGTGGAAAGGCCAATTGCTTGGCCTCGGATTGATTGTCAATGTTAAACATGTTTACAATGTTGCCCAGATACGCCAGCGTTTTGGTCCCGGACATACTAGCCGCAAACTCCTCGAACCATTGAAAATCCGTTGAAATGCTCAACGCACGCTTCAACAGCAACATAGAGCCAAACTGTTCGATACACTGCGGCGTGCTCTGATGTAGATGATAAATGAGAGCGGGCACCGAAAAAATTTCGCTGAGAAACTGAGATAATAAATTGCGACTGTAATCGCCATCAATGAGCGGACGCAGACAGAGTGTAACGATGGCCACTAGCGTCACAGTCTTCACAGACAGCTCCTCACGAGCAGTTCCACGCAGCAGTATAAGCTGTGAATTACACTGTATTGAATTTTACGTACAATTGGATTTTAGTCAAATTTGTTACCCGCATTGTCTTGTAGAAACCATGCTGCACTAGATGCCCCTGAATGTTGCAACATATCTTCTGCATGGCCGGCTGCAAACGCTCAAACTGCGGATTGCGCAGTATGGACCACGACTTGGGTGAAGTGAACACAATTAGTGTGTGCAGAAAGAGGGCCAATGATATGCTGTCCGCATGATTCTCGGGTTTGAGTTCTGGCAAAAGCAGTAAGCAGTTTGTTAGCAGTAGTTTAATGTGTCCAATCCACGGCAAACTGCGCTCTTTGTGCAGACATAGTGCGGCATAGGAAATCTTGGGATTATCCACCTCCATGGCACGATTCACATAGCGACAAATTGACTCGAGACGTTCACGCATGCGTCCATCATTTTTGTCCAATTTGATTTGTGTGAGAAAACGACGCAGCACGGGATAAACCTGCACGGCGGGTAGCAGCGGATCCGATTCTTTCTCGTCCGTTAAAAGCGCGTCAAAGTCTTGGCTACACATTGAATACACAAATTAGCTAAAGTGGTCTTTCCATTCTTCTATCTAGTGACTTACATGATGCGCTTTTGGTATTTGCTGCGTGCGACGAATCCCTTGAGGGTCGCTTGCAATAGAATAGCTCCCTCCTCACGTCGCTTCTCCAGCGCACGCTCCTCTCGTGCTGCCTTTGTCTGCTCCAGGAAGCTGCTTTTCTCGGATTCCGCttgtgcaaacatttttgttatttggttgtttttgttcttgtttcgGGGGTGGCTGTaactattttgttgtttttcttgatATTATTGCGATTCGATGGGCTATATTGTTGTTTGCGCGGCAATTTAACAATTCGCATTGATTTTAAAGCTCTCCAGTTTAatgtgcattttgtttatgcaGCTTGCTTTGcattaaaacttttcaataacaaaaatttttcattatcCTCAACTAAACACAAGACAGCCAGCGTGACCGCAGGccaaagttaaaaatatacggatatttttgattaatataccgaaaatatagaaaaagacGCGCCATGttttgaattgattgtttttctgaatacgtacatacatttaaaaaaaatctgtaATCCTTTCTAAATCCACTTTAGTTATTTACCTTAAAAAGATTGTCTGGACATAAAATAACTCGTCAATTAAAagatattgttttaattactgttatttttcttaaataataagCTAATCAATAACATACATGTACTTTAATCCAATTTGCATATCTCTACATCAACATTTTCGTTGCactgcatataaaaatataaacaatctTTATTTGCATGCTGAAAGATCAACAACTAGTAGAAAAATTGCTCTTTTAACATCGACTCAAAGTAATCGATAAACGTTAATTTGTATGCTTTAATTACACAACATTTTACAGCACTACAAATGTTTTTCTTCGATAATGTCGCGgttgaattaataattcatttggAAATATACAAACTGTAGTTgaccaaaaaagaaataatgtatttttaaataataaaatatatagaagtTGATTCGGAATTTTTCGAGCTTCAAACTTTGCTAGTATTGGATTAACTAATTTTTCGATctggaattttttaaattaattttctgtaTCGAAAATACGATCACTTGAAAATGCCGATCAAATGACACGAACAACTATATTCTACACAACGTTTAGATTTAGGAAAACACGGAGTTAAAgaattgttgaaaataaagtgtttatatgtgatatgcaaattttgtgtaaTGTCTTAAAAGTCAACCAATTGGCAACTCTTGAGGTTtctgtattttggtatatttattggtattaaaaggtatattttcaactaGCTTTCCTGTGGTCACACATAGACAAATAAAACAGCTTTAAGATGTTTCTCCGACTCCTTATtatcgtcgttgttgtcgcgtTTGCgtgaattaataattaatttataattattaaaattatggtACACATttgtaagaaaaataaatagaaaaaatgcaaataactgCGAGCGGATACAGTTGGGTGCAGACGTGTATCGTTTCGTCTAAAAATGTGTTGCGTGCACGCGCAAATCTTTTGTCGTGGTGATGCCAGAGTCAGCTAAAAAAGGCGAATTAGTAGTATGATTTTGCAAGACGTTTGTGtggaaaaacgaaaacaaaaaataaaagccaagTCAAGGTGACaattatacaaaaagaaaaaaattaatggaTGCGCGATCCGATAGCATCGACACCATATCAAATTAGTGAAATATGCTCTCGTATTTCGTCGGAGCGATCAAAAAACTAtgtgaaaataatttcaagGTTTGCAGCGAATAGAAAGCAAAAGGTAATTGAAAAATAGAACGATTTTGGCACAAGCGCACTGTATAATAGTGTATGTGGGtattctgttgttgttgctgttaacgatttgtgagtgtgtgtctgcgaCTGGGCGACGACTAGGTGGGTGGGGCGTGATTTGAGGGCAGCTGGTCGtcgcaacagcaaaacaaaacaacaagctTGTATCTGTGACTGTGGCGATAttggtgttttatttttttttttttttgggttgagGGAGGTGCAGACGGAACGGAACCGAAAGTGAGTGCAATTTGAAAAGAAGCGACATGAAAACAATTGTGCCTCGGCGAAAGCAGGCGCgacagtagcaacaacaacagtaactgAGAGCGAAAAAAATGCCTGCCTGCTTTGTAATCTCATGTAATTTGCCGCATTTTTTGCCTGTGCTGTGCATTCTGGTCGCTTCCGTAtgtaagtgtatgtgtatgtgtgtgagagaatgttgctgtgactgtgtgtgtatgagtgcaTCTCTGTGTGCGCGCTTTGCTTTGGGGTCGCTAGGTCGTTTTGTAGCGCGCGACATATTGTGTCGCTTGCTTGCATTccgctacacacacacacacgcagttgTAATTGTGCACTAATATATGCGTGTCTCCCCCaccaacggcaacagcaaggAAATTTCCTTCGAAACGGACTGAAAAAGGCGCGCGCTATGCTGAGAGTTTTTACTTTGCAAGCCTCACCATTTTATAAAACGACCCAGCTACATTAGCTGACGCCACCAGCGCcaatcatcatcgtcattctctctgctgctgctgctctgcttctgctgctgctaacGTTGCTCTGCTGCTCTTCTCACTGTCCTCAGTGCTCCCCAGTGCGTGTTCGCTGCAGCATTTAGTTGGCCTGTGCCTTTGCCTGTGCCTGTGACTGTCTCTGCCTGGcttcgtttttgtttaattcgcaatttgtgtgtgcggTGTGTTTATACGagataatcaaatttatattgtgCATGCAAAATACATGCAAGATCAACAACAAGAGCGGTGCaagaaaaacagcagcaacaaatataaagtaaagcaaaaaaatattttaaaaaaaaaatggtaaaagAATAAGATCGTTGCGGTTAGCAGCAGCTATGTAcatgttgtagttgtagttgtatttgtcGTCCGTCATTGTTTTAGATTCTCAGTAAATGAGTgcctttgtatgtgtgtgcgtcgtTTATTGAACTTTAACGAATTGACAGCTATTATTAACCGAACGCAAGTATGTAATTTATGCCGGTAAACATGCAGTTATGTCTGGCTGTATATGTATGGGTGCTTTGGAAATTTACAGTTACAATTTTGATATTGACACATAACCTCAAAACTAGTTAATCATGCATAGTTACCGTTACTTTGGCGCCCGCCATGTGCAAAGCTTTTTATTGGCTTCTAACTAACCTGCGAGcagtcaaatatatatatttgttattgacTGCaacaattaaagaaaaatgtgaaattcgCCTTAAAAAAGAGACTGTTGGAAAAAATAGTTGTAAATTCCACTTGACCGCTCTTTAATACTGTAATTGGGGCCCGTTATGTTTTAATGcttgctcacacacacacgcatatataGACATAGCATACATTGACACAGCTGCATTGCTGAGAGagctttaaaaattgtaacaacaacaataagtaagaaaagaaaaaaaatcgaagAAAGTCGTcagcgaaacaacaacaacaacttcaactgaAACAAGCTTCATGATACCCGTTCGAAATGAGCACAACGTATaagagaaaagaagaaaagaaatgaaatggaaaaaaatgtataaaataaagcgtaacgaaattaaatgaaaagcgCAAATCGCAATCAAGCCAACCTAACCAAACTTATTGAGAATCAGTCCACACTCTCCTCCCTCATTCCGCACTATATCAGTTGTGCCCCTTTCGTCTAGACAAGCTTAAACTTAATAGGTAAATaatgattttgaaaatgtgtagtattattattgatttatcGCCACCGCCAGGCGCAAAGCTCGGCCATGCGAGGCGAAGGTGTTATGTACAAAActcgttatttatttatttatttttctgatAAGAGCAACTACATATAGCTGAGGTCTCCGATCGACGAGCGGAATGGGAACGGGAATCGGGTACGAATCGGACTACAACGAATgctaatttttttctttttcacatTTCATCATAAttcatgttttattttattttttctcttttgatactactgtggttgttgtcgccATATTTGTCAGGttgcaatttttgttattgtcgcagcatttgtaaatttaataaattagcgaaaaaattgatttgattaacTTTGAATGTTGTCGTCGTAGTCGCAGTCGCTTGACGTTTATTATCGCCCGaaacgagagcaacaacaacggcaacgacaacagcaaaagttgCCGTAATATAACAGGGGAAGAATTCTTCCCTTTGGCGCGCTTGTGACGTGAGTCGTGCTGATCACGTGGCTGGGAAAAAACACGAACTGCACGCATCCTCATCTTGTCCAACTTCATTAATTAGAAAgtaaaacagaacagaaaaacaaaaaaaaaagttagcATGTAGAGGGTGGGGAACAAGAATAAAAGCTCAATAGTGAACGTAGGAACGGATGGAAGTGAAACACGATCAAAGCTCgatcaaattaaaagcatgTATTACTTAAGATCACGATGCACGATCTCAGCTATTAAGTTTGggttctaatttttttttagcaagtCATGCACACAAGggaataaaattgcaaatcgcaataacaataaataaacaagttttccgtagtaaaaatatttttgtactttcCCCATTTGGTTAATTCTGctgttttccattttgtcTTTGCAGCCCTGGCAACTgaaccaaaaacaaataaataaacaccgCAAACAAGGCTAAGCtgcaacaaatataataataaagagaCAAACTATATATCaacattatataaatatactatttattgaGCAATTAAAGAACTGCAACGCCAACACACAACGACGATATGAAGTACACAACAGGAACAGACAACGCGCTGCCctccggcagcagcagctcccaAAATGCACTTAACGAATTGCCGCAACAGtcgcagcaactacaacaggagcagcagcaagccgcagtaaccacaacaacaacgacaagtgCCGTCAATACAACGGCcgccacatccacatccacaacaacaaaacctaATCCCAGCAGcactagcagcagcaacaatagtaATCAAAGTGATACCAATGGAGAGACGtcgccacatgccacacaagctgcagttgcagctgcagccgcagcGACTGCAACTGGGGCAACAAAAAACGCTTTATTTTGCGAACAGGTGACAACGGTGACGAATCTGTTTGAGAAGTGGAACGACTGTGAACGTACCGTGGTCATGTATGCACTGCTCAAGCGTTTGCGCTATCCCAGCCTCAAGTTTCTACAGTATTCCATCGACAACAATCTGACACAGAATCTGGGCACATGCCAAACCAATCTGAGTAGCGTTGTCATCGACATCAACGCCAACAATCCCAGCTACCTACAGAACTTGTTGGCCGCCTACAAGGCGTGCACCAGCAGTGATCATCTGGTTGAAGCCGCAGCCGGAGCGTCCTCATCATCTGACAAAGATTCAATGCCATGCTATGGCAGTGATTTTCAAATCACCAGCAGCACAAATCAATGTGCTTTGGACGATCGTAAATTGCTTACCCGCAAAGAGGATATTTTGCAGGAGGTTCTTAATATGCTGCCACTGTTGAAGCCGGGCAACGAAGATGCCAAACTCAGCTATATGACGCTCATCTCCTTGGCTGTGAAGGACACGGTGCAGCAGCAAGTGCCGCCAGAGATAGTGCAACAGATCTTTTCGTATATGCTCATCCATCCAGCGATTAGCAGCGAAGATCGGCGAGCGTTGAATGTGTGGTTGCGTCATCTCGAGGATTACAAGCAGACGACAAACAAgcgtggcagctgcagcagttaCTTTGGGCAACCGGAGCAGCTacagctgcaattgcaactgggAGTCGGAGCGGGAGCTGGCACCATTTCGGACAGTtcttcgtcgtcatcgtcatcgttggGCAACTTGACGCGCAGCGTTGACTGGCAGACAATTGCACCGCCAAGCAGACACCACAATAGTAAGCAGTTGCCACGACAACCGGGTGAATGGCGAGGTAGCGTTAGCGGATCCTGTGGCTCGATCAATCCACTCTGTGATAATTTAAATGGTATTACATTGAACGAATTAGCATCTAGTCAGAATAGCTTAGGCCTATCCCTAGGCAGCAACTCGTCGCTGGTGAATGGCGTTGTCGCTGGCGCCGCCGCTGGCTCCATGCTTGGCCTCGCTGGCAGCGATGATCATGACACCTCATTCAGCAAGAATGGCACCGAAATTCTTGACTTTGAGCCGCTGAACAATTGTGATGCTGCCACCGGCGGCGAGACGAGCGGCATTGGGAGCTGCAGCCTTAGCCAACAACAGGTAAGATTCATACAGTGCATATCTATAGCAAATTCTAAtacatttccatttgctttgTATGCAGGCTCCATCACCACATGCTCCTCCTGTTCACTCACAGTTGTTGCAACCGCCTCCTCCGCCGCCACCACCACAACTGCCCTATGCGTCCATACTGATGGGCAATGTGGGCGACCAATTTGGCGACATTAACCGTTGGAGTCTGGACAGTAAAATCGCTGCATTAAAGACGCGACGCTCCAACAGCTTGACCACGCAAACTATTTCTAGCTGCTCGTCAAACTCGTCGAATTCGTCTGTGATTACGGTGAATGACAATTGCTCCAATTCCACAGAGAATTTGGCGCAATTTGCCAATAAACCGCGCAGCTTTTCGCTGTCCATTGAGCATCACCGCCACAATAACAATTGCATGGCAAACAGCACTTCAGATACCCGGCTCGATGATTTCAAACCGAGCTACATCAAGTTCCAGACGCGCAATGTCGGAATGTCAGGCATTGGATTGTGGCTCAAGTCATTGCGTCTGCACAAATACATTGAACTGTTTAAGAACATGACGTACGAGGAGATGTTGCAGATTACCGAAGAGTTTCTACAGAGCGTTGGAGTCACTAAAGGCGCCTCGCATAAGCTGGCATTGTGTATTGAGAAGCTAAAGGAACGCGCCCATATTCTCAGCAAGGTGGAACAAGAGCTGCACACCGGTCAGATGAAAATTAGCACAGCTGTCGAAGAGCTTACCAACATTGTGCTAACGCCTATGAAGCCATTGGAAACGATAGCGGGTGAAGAGAACATTGGATTGCGTTTCCTCAAAGTCATCGATCTGGTGAGCAATGCACTACAGCAGGATCCCTATTGTGCGCCCGAAGAGGAAACTCTAGGTGTGTTCATGTGGATTCTGGATCGTTCTATACACAACGAGGCATTTGTGAATCATGCCAATCAACTCAAGGAACTGAAGTTTAAGTTGTCCAAGCTGAAGATGTCGATGGTGCCGAAACTGCATCACGTGAAGACTACGGGTGGCACCTCCAACAACATGAACAAGCCCAGGTAAGTggttaaagaatatttaagaGTAACGATTCAGAATATTAcgtttgaaattaaaatagtcAGTTTGTGAACACTTTGCTTGCTTGATTTCTAATTGACTTTTCATTTCGTAGGTGGAATGGCAAGAGTCGCAAGTGTGATCCAAAAAATGCGAGCAATGATCGCATCAATCACCGCAAGAATTCAAACGATATGCTGAATTTTTCGCTTAACTGTCTGCAGCATCCGTTGCcgcatcatcaacagcagca
This is a stretch of genomic DNA from Drosophila albomicans strain 15112-1751.03 chromosome 3, ASM965048v2, whole genome shotgun sequence. It encodes these proteins:
- the LOC117571935 gene encoding ubiquitin-protein ligase E3B codes for the protein MFAQAESEKSSFLEQTKAAREERALEKRREEGAILLQATLKGFVARSKYQKRIIQDFDALLTDEKESDPLLPAVQVYPVLRRFLTQIKLDKNDGRMRERLESICRYVNRAMEVDNPKISYAALCLHKERSLPWIGHIKLLLTNCLLLLPELKPENHADSISLALFLHTLIVFTSPKSWSILRNPQFERLQPAMQKICCNIQGHLVQHGFYKTMRLILLRGTAREELSVKTVTLVAIVTLCLRPLIDGDYSRNLLSQFLSEIFSVPALIYHLHQSTPQCIEQFGSMLLLKRALSISTDFQWFEEFAASMSGTKTLAYLGNIVNMFNIDNQSEAKQLAFPLLTETTTSLLELIPNTVTTKGVFTQWHELLGWHTPCAEPAQNQNVALIKKQFHMLWDHRCIKLLLGDLLKQINENYERIEFQSPQQPSTSNLLRRALERSHTGLLASATCKQTKVSWRKLDNNDVLQVSRICGMYYAALSTLSQMRLDILTGICYNDNVLYDIWLLLTSLGPNCGMKEYLELLRCETAVQKPQTAMLMLFCDCMTHYVTILDEYEMYTEQSPFKLNDYVMLTYFLNNMLFKLINDNILGAKNIVQNPVFVSLHTLLLCLYRRDCRRPFTPPNHWLIPEVKPSTFINDLEKAKRNAMLLLAKMPHIIPHEDRVKLFRKFVQNEKAVMGLTESACASPRSALIVIHRERIVEDGYRQLAAQPTHALKGVIRVRFINQQGLHEAGIDQDGVFKEFLEETIKKVFDPSLNLFKTTSDQRLYPSPISYVQDNHLQLFEFVGRMLGKAVYEGIVVDVPFASFFLSQLLGQTQQALYSCMDELPSLDNELYRSLTFIKHYKQDVADLNLTFSVDQDVMGKIVTHELHPGGKARVVNDHNKLVYIHYMAYFHMNTQIREQTQAFNRGFRSIVNPEWLSLFSPPELQRLISGDTVPLDLRDLRKHTQYYGGFHDSHRVVGWLWDILAKDFTEDERKLFLKFVTSCSKPPLLGFAHLEPPFSIRCVEVGDDEDTGDTIGSVIRGFFTIRKKDPLNRLPTSSTCFNLLKLPNYQKKSTLRDKLRYAVSSNTGFELS
- the LOC117571934 gene encoding protein Smaug isoform X1, translating into MKYTTGTDNALPSGSSSSQNALNELPQQSQQLQQEQQQAAVTTTTTTSAVNTTAATSTSTTTKPNPSSTSSSNNSNQSDTNGETSPHATQAAVAAAAAATATGATKNALFCEQVTTVTNLFEKWNDCERTVVMYALLKRLRYPSLKFLQYSIDNNLTQNLGTCQTNLSSVVIDINANNPSYLQNLLAAYKACTSSDHLVEAAAGASSSSDKDSMPCYGSDFQITSSTNQCALDDRKLLTRKEDILQEVLNMLPLLKPGNEDAKLSYMTLISLAVKDTVQQQVPPEIVQQIFSYMLIHPAISSEDRRALNVWLRHLEDYKQTTNKRGSCSSYFGQPEQLQLQLQLGVGAGAGTISDSSSSSSSSLGNLTRSVDWQTIAPPSRHHNSKQLPRQPGEWRGSVSGSCGSINPLCDNLNGITLNELASSQNSLGLSLGSNSSLVNGVVAGAAAGSMLGLAGSDDHDTSFSKNGTEILDFEPLNNCDAATGGETSGIGSCSLSQQQAPSPHAPPVHSQLLQPPPPPPPPQLPYASILMGNVGDQFGDINRWSLDSKIAALKTRRSNSLTTQTISSCSSNSSNSSVITVNDNCSNSTENLAQFANKPRSFSLSIEHHRHNNNCMANSTSDTRLDDFKPSYIKFQTRNVGMSGIGLWLKSLRLHKYIELFKNMTYEEMLQITEEFLQSVGVTKGASHKLALCIEKLKERAHILSKVEQELHTGQMKISTAVEELTNIVLTPMKPLETIAGEENIGLRFLKVIDLVSNALQQDPYCAPEEETLGVFMWILDRSIHNEAFVNHANQLKELKFKLSKLKMSMVPKLHHVKTTGGTSNNMNKPRWNGKSRKCDPKNASNDRINHRKNSNDMLNFSLNCLQHPLPHHQQQQQQQQQQQQQQQPPQQQFDFNGGYQTQQYKSSSYPSFMNNPQQQQQPQTLKHHSQHAQQMQQILQQHAQHFPALPQQTPPPHHRRSLNNLIVVAGGPQQPQQLIFKPGQGVLTNSNNDNLQQQQQQRKPSLNGLSSGLSATAIVEQQQQPKKTMAAVVMVSNSDQSESPQQQQQQQPPPQILINSNNNNNNSTILNNNIINQQQLQLLAAAAAAAAVGNGRSCLCPGDVGNGDVVPCTGICSNSLCQQPINNNNSNNNNNTSHNNNNNNNMDHCLTQPQLINLSMATLKESFNMPPHDYKMNDFKSLEQLETLCRQMTEQAMN
- the LOC117571934 gene encoding protein Smaug isoform X2 produces the protein MKYTTGTDNALPSGSSSSQNALNELPQQSQQLQQEQQQAAVTTTTTTSAVNTTAATSTSTTTKPNPSSTSSSNNSNQSDTNGETSPHATQAAVAAAAAATATGATKNALFCEQVTTVTNLFEKWNDCERTVVMYALLKRLRYPSLKFLQYSIDNNLTQNLGTCQTNLSSVVIDINANNPSYLQNLLAAYKACTSSDHLVEAAAGASSSSDKDSMPCYGSDFQITSSTNQCALDDRKLLTRKEDILQEVLNMLPLLKPGNEDAKLSYMTLISLAVKDTVQQQVPPEIVQQIFSYMLIHPAISSEDRRALNVWLRHLEDYKQTTNKRGSCSSYFGQPEQLQLQLQLGVGAGAGTISDSSSSSSSSLGNLTRSVDWQTIAPPSRHHNSKQLPRQPGEWRGSVSGSCGSINPLCDNLNGITLNELASSQNSLGLSLGSNSSLVNGVVAGAAAGSMLGLAGSDDHDTSFSKNGTEILDFEPLNNCDAATGGETSGIGSCSLSQQQAPSPHAPPVHSQLLQPPPPPPPPQLPYASILMGNVGDQFGDINRWSLDSKIAALKTRRSNSLTTQTISSCSSNSSNSSVITVNDNCSNSTENLAQFANKPRSFSLSIEHHRHNNNCMANSTSDTRLDDFKPSYIKFQTRNVGMSGIGLWLKSLRLHKYIELFKNMTYEEMLQITEEFLQSVGVTKGASHKLALCIEKLKERAHILSKVEQELHTGQMKISTAVEELTNIVLTPMKPLETIAGEENIGLRFLKVIDLVSNALQQDPYCAPEEETLGVFMWILDRSIHNEAFVNHANQLKELKFKLSKLKMSMVPKLHHVKTTGGTSNNMNKPRWNGKSRKCDPKNASNDRINHRKNSNDMLNFSLNCLQHPLPHHQQQQQQQQQQQQQQQPPQQQFDFNGGYQTQQYKSSSYPSFMNNPQQQQQPQTLKHHSQHAQQMQQILQQHAQHFPALPQQTPPPHHRRSLNNLIVVAGGPQQPQQLIFKPGQGVLTNSNNDNLQQQQQQRKPSLNGLSSGLSATAIVEQQQQPKKTMAAVVMENLAKFDQHFTLF